ggtttttgttttgttttgttttgttttcaaatactcATCATTTGCAAAGCTACATTTTAGTTTCTTGTTGATTAGCCTACTGACATAAGATCATAAGATTACcctgcctaaaaaaaaaaaaaaaaaaaaaaaaaaaagattaccctGCCTAGTTTACAGGATGGTTAGCACTGTGAGATCTAGAACACTGTCTATCTTGCTCACAGATGACAGTAGGTAATAAAATTAGTATTCAATAACTATTTTccggatgaatgaatgaatctgtcaacctattattaaaaatgttgtcAAGATTGTGAGCTAtcattttatattacaaatatatgtaCTCTCAGAAGAGCTAATGAGCATAATTCTGGAGTAGGACTGCCAGGATTCGAATCCTGAGACACCTCTAGCTAACTGAATGACCTCTTACTTCCTTACCTTCTTTATCTAACAGAATGGGGTAATCATATTGACCACCCCATaagatttttgaaagataaatgtAATAATACATGTCAAACTGTACTTAGAACAAgtaagttttcaataaatgttagctattactacTATCATTAAATATCCAcaccttttatatttattatcaacATGTCATTTCATTTAAACACTGAGAAAAGTAATGTTCCTCAACAGTTCACCAGTACAATTTTACTAACAAGGGAGGGCAGGATAAATGTCTGCATGCCAACCAGGGAGCCTGGAAAAAGTCATTTTATCTAAAAGAAAGATTTGAGACATCAttacccctcccccactctatCTACAAAAATGTTGGTAAATTTAGCAACTTTATCCACACAAATGCTGGAACAAGCCATACCAAGGCTACTTCTGTGTATTTGGGAGGCAGAGGTCTTGGCTGTGACTCATTGCTAAAGTTCTGGGGCAAATCAGGTCACAAGCCTGCCTGCAGGCCCAGCCCTGGGATTATATTGGAAATACAAAATGGCATTAAACATCATCCTTTGCAGATGTAGCTTGGTAGAGCCAAGCTTTACCTGCACAGGCAAGAGCATTTTGGAGAACCTTCTCCCCACAACTTAATTCTACTACCAGTCAGGATCAGGGGTGTGGATGGGGCCTTAATGTTCCTTTTTAGCCTCTGCAGTGGTCTTGCTTCAGCAGCATGACTTCCCCTCTCCTACCGATCCTCTGGTTGCTAAGGGATTATTTCCAGATCATGAGGCTCTCACTCTTTGTCCTCTTCCAGACCACAACAGGTTTACCTTCTATCATATGAGTTTGCAAAAAACACCATCTGAACCTCCTGTCAACTCAACAAGGAGAGATTTATTGCAATTAACTAAAAGGACACTTGTCATGACAGGAACACCATATGCTTCAGCAAAGATAGGATCCCAGCTTGTGGCTGACTTTTGCAAACAGTCCTTCCAATGCAGCctttccttctttgcttctcttttctttcttcttcttctttcttcttcttcttctattttttttcctggctgcaTAGTCATTAATAGTGCAACATTCAGACCCAGGGGAATTTCCAAGGTGGAGACTTAGAGGCTGGCACTCGGATAGTGAGATCACCTCTGGGACAGTTCTCAAAAGACAACCACTACAGACTCTTTGAATTGCTGTGCCTTCCACTCAATGTCCAAAATCCTTTTCTTCCTTACAAAAAGAATCCAAGGGTGCTGGCTTTGgcatatactatatacatatactaaaattggaataaaCAGAATCCTAGGTATATTAAGAACAGCGAATTTGTGGCTAAAAATACTACATTTCCCAACAGGCCTTGCATGGTCAAGACAGTTACCTGCAAGGTAAAGTCTCCTGCAAATTTCCGGGACAGTTTTGCCTTCACCCTTACTTTCTGGCTCTCTCTAGTGTTTGGGTTTTGTGAAGGCTGATTTGGCGGATTCTAGGTTTCCTTTCAATTACTTCCTAGGTTGCAATTATGTCCAAAGATTTTGAAACTGCTGAGACTTCTAGATAATAAGAGAATTCCTGTAACAGGAgttaattgtgtttttaaaaattgatttatacaattcaacactGAATATTCTAAGTGAACATGATTACACATCTGCCCCTTTCCAAAGTTACTAATTTATACGCAGGTGGACATAAGATTAGGTAATTAATTACAAAAAGGTCAGAAAGTTTGAGGAATGGGCAATTTATTTCAATGAAAAGAAAGGACTTATTTTGCTACAGTGGGAAAAAATGTGCAGTTCAGAAACAGCTGCATTTAACTGTATCCCCATTTATCTCTGCACAATGTTTTATGCCCATGTCTCACTTCCCTCTACTTCCTTTTCACACTAAGgtattgaatgagaaaaatatcaagtTGACTGATTGTTTGGCTTATCTGATCTAGGGTGGCTTCAACAccactcttctcttttttctccaagTAACTACTTTCCACTTTGACATTTGCCTTCTTGGAAATGACAAGTGCCTGAGGGCAAATGCATCAAAGCAATGAAGATCAGAATGTTTGCTAAGGATCATTTTTTCATAGAGCAGAATGTCATTTTACTGAATCCTTGAAATGCAGAACCAGATAAACCTCGtttttgtggaaaaaaacaatccaaatgaTTATAAACCCAAAAAACTAACAGAAGCACATAAATCTTagtacaaaatttttatttttcaaacttggACATTTTCCTGGAGTGCATTTGTAATCTAAAtatccctctctcttcttccttttacaACATACCATTTCAATCTGTTTGTTTATAGAATGAAGTCCTTAAGGAAAAGCCTTATTTGCATTCCcgcaaaagaaataaataaacatttgtctCTAGGACCCATTTAACTGAACTTGACTAAATCCTGGTTAGAAGGCTCCACAGAAAAGGAtggataatatttcattatcgacaaattctttttaatatagctaagcatttcattaaataattatcTAAATCCATGTACTGAGCTCCTATAATGTTCCAAGTATTGTTCCAAAGTAGAAACTCTTCCTTAAGTGTAACAGGGGCCATTGAAATGATAAGTTTGGGAGTTTATGACTTTGATTCCCCCAGATACTCTAATGATAGGAAAAGTTTGCTGTTTGCTTCCTGAAATGCCAAGTTTATTTCTAGGGAACCACCGACCCATTGGAAAACTGTAACTCAAACCTCAGCATTAATAAAAGATGGCCTTAGGGAGTAGTTGTACCTTTGTGACATAACACAACCAACAATGCGAGGTACATTCTGATGATCTAAAATGCTGGTATCCGTGCACGGTAGTCTGAGAAATGACACcagtttaaaaagaaaccagTACCAACTTCAAAAGAAACCAGGATACAGATCAATTGCAATTTAtgggaaaagcaaaaaatagaacCGCTAAGCCGTCCTGCCCAGCACTGAAATTAAAGTTCCTCAGATATTCTTCCATCATCAGGAAACATGGGGGTAGAATGGGTCAATTTAAAGCATGTTAGATAATTAAATAACACAGCCTAGTTTTGTGTGCATGGTCCCAAAGCCTTTTCAACATATTTTTCGACATTATAGTTGTAGGAATGGAAATTGAAGAAACTATAAGCATTTTCTTACAGACAGCTTACAGATTCCTTACAGCTCCCAAAGTAAAAACATGACACCTCACACCGTGATACAAGCTATTTTTCTATCACCCATAACCTCACAGGACAGCAGGCTTCCCTGGTCTGAGTGCTTCCTTCACATGCCTCTAGTTGGGGTTCTTTCCCTGCACAAAATAGGTTTGCTTTTCAGGTCAAGTGTTACTTGTTGGTAAAGTACCTTCACGATAAATATGCTTGCATCATTTCTATAGCCCACAAGTCAAACCTCCATTGATAAGCTTAAATTCGGCCCTTGGTCTCTCTATTCAGAACTTCCCACATTTACCTAAAAGGACAGTTTAAATTACTGGGGAATAAAATATCCCTTGCCTGGAGAGAGACTTATTCAATAAGACCGTTGCCATTTCCAGTTCATGCCCCACCTTAGGGGGGAAATGAACTCAACCTCATCTCCTGAAAAGAGCCTCAGTAGTCTCCCATTCAGAAAATCGCTCTTCCTATTGTTTCCTAAATGTGATGTGGTGATTAAATACAACtaaatgcaaataataaacaGCAATTAAATaacaaacttaaaataaattaaaaaaaaaatacatggcctGGCAGTTTTCAGAGAAGGTAACAAAGGTCAATATGCTTTAAATTCACATTCCTTTGTGTATCAGTTCTTACAATGAGTGGGCAACACTGCCCTCTAGAGGAGTTATTATGTTATAGCCCTTATTTCAGTGGTGGGAAATTGCCCCAGTACCCACTAAAACATgtcccacacacatgcacattctttcttttacttttgggACCCTGTCTGTTCCTGACCTTCTGTGAACAACTCTGAAGACCATGGAGCCTCTGGAGAGGCCTTTGAGACTTTGTGAACGCTCACAAGGGGATCAGAAACAAACATGTGTGGCAGTGCTCTACAAAACTTGGTAGGTATCAGAATCACCCTGTGGGTTTACCAACACAGGttgctgggccccacctccagagtttctgactcGTTCAGTCAACAGTTGGGTCCGAGAATTTGCCTTTCTCacaagttcccaggtaatgctAATGTTTCCAGTCCGGGGGCCACACTTCATGAGCCAGACACTGTGCTTGGCACTTTATCTCAATACCTCAATGACAGGGTGACATTTTAGCATCTGTTTCACAGACCAAGAAACtaagtgtcagagaaattaagtggCCAAGTTCACACAGCCGAGACGGCGCTTACAATAAACCCAGGACTGTCTAACTCAAAGCCACTGCTCTCTTCTGTACACTAGGCTGTCCGTAAATGCAATTGTTAGTCACTTCATCTCCCTTGGCCTCAGCTTCTTGTTGCAAGGGGTGGGACTCAGATGACCGTTTAGCTGGTTTCCCTCCCAGAATATCTGGATATGATAAGGTCTGGATATGAAAGTCCTCAGGAATAACTCCTCTGCCCCGAGCTCGATTTGTGAGTGGGAGACACTGAGAGTGGTGCAAGGGCCAGTCGATGGGAGAGGCCCCTCTTGGGTACTAAACCCTGCTACATGGTGCAGAGGGTATCTGATGTGCTCTGGATTCTGGAGTTCTTTGTACTCAGAAACTCTGGAAGAGAAGTTTAAAAGCTAGTGTGTCTCCTCCCATAGGCATTCTGAGGCCCGCAATGCTGATGGAGCTTGGAGAGGCCCCAGAGGGTGGCTGCACCCGCATCCTTCCCAACCTCTACCCAAACCACCGCGTCTGGGGCAGGGACCCTGAAACAGCTTTAATACAGTAGTGCCCACCGCAGTGGAGCCTGAACGGTTCTGATAAAGGAAACATCATTTTCGGCTCACACAGCCCATAggattaggcaagaaaaagaaaaaaagaaaaaaaaagcccctagCCCTCAACCCCAGGCAGGCCGTCACAGTGATGGGAACAGAGGGGCTCTGAGGACTCCCCCCTTTCCCCGATTTCAAGAACAGTCGAGAACAGTTTTTCTCATCCTTTGCGTTCGGCTCCTAATCCAACTTGGAGTTGTTTTCCTGAGGGAGCTGCAAATCTGGAGCATCCCGTGGGGACGGCTTCTGGCCTCGGTCACCGGGGAAAGGGTGTTCTCAGAGAAACAGCGCTGCGGCCTGGTCAGCAGCGATCCTGGGGTCGCGGCCGCGGCCGCCCTTGGCGCAGAGCTGGACTCTGGCCTCCAGCTGCTCGCTGAGCTCGTCCAGGGCCCCGGTGCAGGACTCCAGGCTCTCGGCCAGTTTCTGAATCTTGGCCTTCAGCACGGCCTGGCTAACCCTGGTGGCCCCCTCCGCCCgcctggggaggaggaagccGCGGGAGCCGAAGAAGACGACGCAGTAGACAGAGTTGTACAGCGCGACCGAGGCGTTCCGCCCGCACTGCAGCAGCTGGCGGTCCCCGCGGCCCTGGCAGCGGCAGAAGAACTCGAGGCAGCTCAGGATCTCGCGCATCTGGTCCTGGCAGGCGGCGGCGATCTCCTGCACCCTGCGCAGCTCCCGGGAATGGCAGAAGATCAGGGACAGGTCGGACGTGACGGTGACGGCGCCTCCGGCCGTGGCCACCCCCAGCCCGACGGCCGACGCCACCAGCGAGGCCCCCAGCGTCACGGGGCTGAGCGAGAGCCCCACGATCGCCGCCACGGCGCCCGCCGCGCTCAGCGAGCTCCCGGCCACGTTGGCCGCCAGGGAGCGCAGGCGGAGGCGCTCGAGGCGCCGGGCCACGTCGCGCAGGCGCAGTACGTGGCCGTGCAGGCGGCCGCGGCGGTCCAGCAGCAGCCCCTGGAAGCGGCGCAGCGCGTCGGCGCCCTGCAGCTCCCGCGCCGGCGGCTCCATGCCCTGCGGGGACACACACGCGCGTCAGCCCGGGTctccgcgcccgccccccgcccggcccgcgggcTCGCGCTCGCCGCGCCACGGGGCATCCCACGAGCTCGCTTTCCCGCCAGGCCTGTGCGTGTCCCGCTCGCAAAGACCAGCTCTGCAGGCTGCGCCCAACCACACCAGTTCTCGGGACCCTAAAAGGCACATGCACGCGGGGGGTGTaatgctctgctctgctctgcttccCTCCCCGGGAACGGGAACGGGAACGGGAACGCTAAGGGTGCGCTTGATTAACCGTTACCTAAGATGGGAGGTGCTCAGGGAGGAGGCAGTGGGGGCCTTGGAAGTCTACTGCAATTCCGAGGCCCCTGCTCCGTCACTTTACATCTGGTACATTGTACCCAGTTCGCAAAGCCTTTTCCTTACGTGAAGACTTGGATCCTGAGAGTTTTGCAATATGTTTTTTCCCTCCTGGTGAGTGAAAAAGAcaagtcacccccccccccaaaaaaaaaaaaaactcaaaaatcgTATTGTCTTATCAAATGTAAGAAACTAATCTTTCTTAGATGCTTCCCTGAATTAACTCTTCTGCTTGTTTTTCCAGGTTCTTACCTTAGAGTCAAGCCTAAGATGTCCtttgggctattttttttttttttttctaattctcacTCTTTGATGGGTGCACAGTTAAAACTAAATCACATTAAAATTAATGCCACTATGTTTTTTTACGAGgaaatcttcctttaaaaaatgagtaacgGCTGGATAAAACAAAGTGTCTGACATTTTTGTTTAACAACTCACGGAGGGCTACCTTGTACCAAGTTGAATTGAAGCCAGTTGAAGATGACAGAGAGAACTGTACATCTGGGGTAAAAGTACATCCTTCCTTGTTGCCAGAGATTCCCACCTTCATACCCACTGTACTCCTCGTTATAGGAACTTCTTAAAAGTCGCAAATAAACCTTAGAAATAGAGCATTTCAATACTGTGAGACATCAAAGCAGGATCATTATTCTCAtctgaaagatgagaaaaattaaaatacagacaCGTTCTAGATGCAGCTGATTCTTCACAGAACCGTCTAGAATCTTGGTCTCCCGGCTCCTAGGCCTTAATTTTATTTGCACGCCCTCATTATTCCATCCACCAGTGATAAGTTTTCAGGCAAAGACACCTCTTAGTAAAATGAGGAAGAGTCACACAAAATATACAGTGGACCAAGGATACAACCCCAATATTACTATTCCAATGGCCATCCTTTAGACAGAATCCCTCTAGGCTCCCCCACTTACCATTCACTTCTGGCTACctccaggaaagaaaaagctgAGGCTGTTTCTGGATGAGCATGTTTTATAGTTCCAGAGAACCAATGGCTGCCCTGGGAAAGCCTTGTCTCATTCTGAGAATTTGCCATTTCCTGTCCTGGTCCCCTGCTGCCTTCAACCAGAAGGATGTGACATGGTGGAAAATGACCTGCCAGGCACACAGCACATCCCGTTTTTAGGAAACGAACATTGTGTGTTCGCTTTCCCcccaaaggcaggaaaagaacGACAGGCTCTTCCCCAACTTGAAACAACTGTTGTCATTCTCCCAGGGGGCATACCCTGCCTTTCCTCTCCTGAGAATAGCTAATGACGTCATCTGGGAGGACAACAAACGCATGCCAGGCTGACCAAGTAGACTGTTTCTTGAGAGGACGTCATGACAAAatccttttttcaaaagaaaaagaaaggagggaaccCTCTTATGGCTGATATAGCCACCCACAGTCCACTCCCGGTATTTTTAACAGCATCGTGAATCTGCGCGGTTGCAACGCGACCCACTCAGCGCACGGTCTTAAGAGTGTAAGGCCACACCCACAGGAAGTGCTCCGTGCAGTTTTGGAAATCTCCAGCTGCGGAGAAGATCCTGGAGGTCCCAGAAAGGGCACACTGCAGGCCAAATGCGTCAGAAAAATCAGTGGGGTCAGGCTGCACAAGGAGCTAATTATACACTTTCAACAGCAGCTGGAATTTGGCTTCCTGGGTTTTCATTTGAAGTGGCAATTGTAGCCCTATACAATAGTTAAATGAATGGATTCTATTCCCAGGTTAGTGGAGCATGGGCTGAAGGGCAATTATCTGGATCATTCCGGAGGGAAAAACGTATGGCATCTGTGGATGCTTTCTGAAGCATTCAGATAGGTGGTTGGAGCTCAGCCTGGAAGCCCCAAATACATCATCCTTCTCATTCTTCCACCTTCAAATAAGGAAGGGCAAGTTGGTTTTTCACTTAAATAATGATTGTCTCAACTCTCTAGTTCATCTACAAAGTCTTTACAGCCATATCTTTCTGGAACAAAATTAAGTTCCCCACCTttatgctgggaaaattggacagccacgtgcagaagaatgaaactagaccattcttttacaccagacacaaagataaactcaaaatggatgaaagatctaaatgggagacaagaatccatcaaaatccttagaggagaacacaggcaacaccctttttggacttggccacagcaactttttgcaagatacatccatg
Above is a window of Canis lupus baileyi chromosome 25, mCanLup2.hap1, whole genome shotgun sequence DNA encoding:
- the APOLD1 gene encoding apolipoprotein L domain-containing protein 1 isoform X1; protein product: MKVGISGNKEGCTFTPDVQFSLSSSTGFNSTWYKGMEPPARELQGADALRRFQGLLLDRRGRLHGHVLRLRDVARRLERLRLRSLAANVAGSSLSAAGAVAAIVGLSLSPVTLGASLVASAVGLGVATAGGAVTVTSDLSLIFCHSRELRRVQEIAAACQDQMREILSCLEFFCRCQGRGDRQLLQCGRNASVALYNSVYCVVFFGSRGFLLPRRAEGATRVSQAVLKAKIQKLAESLESCTGALDELSEQLEARVQLCAKGGRGRDPRIAADQAAALFL
- the APOLD1 gene encoding apolipoprotein L domain-containing protein 1 isoform X2, producing MGMEPPARELQGADALRRFQGLLLDRRGRLHGHVLRLRDVARRLERLRLRSLAANVAGSSLSAAGAVAAIVGLSLSPVTLGASLVASAVGLGVATAGGAVTVTSDLSLIFCHSRELRRVQEIAAACQDQMREILSCLEFFCRCQGRGDRQLLQCGRNASVALYNSVYCVVFFGSRGFLLPRRAEGATRVSQAVLKAKIQKLAESLESCTGALDELSEQLEARVQLCAKGGRGRDPRIAADQAAALFL
- the APOLD1 gene encoding apolipoprotein L domain-containing protein 1 isoform X3, producing the protein MEPPARELQGADALRRFQGLLLDRRGRLHGHVLRLRDVARRLERLRLRSLAANVAGSSLSAAGAVAAIVGLSLSPVTLGASLVASAVGLGVATAGGAVTVTSDLSLIFCHSRELRRVQEIAAACQDQMREILSCLEFFCRCQGRGDRQLLQCGRNASVALYNSVYCVVFFGSRGFLLPRRAEGATRVSQAVLKAKIQKLAESLESCTGALDELSEQLEARVQLCAKGGRGRDPRIAADQAAALFL